The genomic segment TAATGACAGCCCGGTTCGCCTTTGAGGAATTGGAATTCAACCGGATCGAAATCGTGATGTCTGTAGATAACGTGGCCAGTCAGCAGGTTGCCGAAAAGATAGGCGCTACGAAAGAAGCCCGGCTCCGGAATAGACTGGAGTTACATGACGAGCTTCATGACGCATTTCTCTATGCACTCCTGCCGGAGGATATGATATAAAAGTTGATATTTGAGAGAATATCCACTGATCTACAGCCTGATTCTCCTTGTTAATCCGTCCAACCTGAATCCACCAGACTGTTCAGATATTTTTCCAGCATGGTATATCCATCGGGTGCGACATTGTTCCGGTCACTGGCATCTTTGGGATCAAGCCCGTTCTTCTTTTCCCAACTATCGGGCATGCCATCACGATCAGTATCGGTTGGTGCTGGCTGGCTCTGTAAATCCGGCCAACCGCCGACTTCGCTATGGCTGTCGATGATATTTCCCGAGTGGTTTTGGACATGCACAACAATACGTGAGTCCACAGCATCACGATTCGGGATACTTGCACCACCATGGGTAAGCACTTTTTCAAATGCCCTCTGTGGATCATCGGTTGCTATTGTTCCCGCTGAGAACGGCTGATTCTGTTTGTACGCGTCAATCTGCTCTTGACTCCAGTCGGCACCGAACCTCACCACCTCCCACCGGTTGCTCGGTTTCTCGTAGTCATAGTAGTTGTTTTGGAAGTACGCCTTGTTGAACGGCGAACCGGTCTGATAGGCAATACCGTTGTTTTCGGAATTGGCGCCGGGAATTAAATAATTTCCAACGTAGTTCAGTTTGGTAATACTTTCCGAATCGGCATTGTAGCCGGCATGCGCCCCTCCCCAGTTGTATATGACGTTATTGCGAAAATCGAGCAGGAGGCCGTCCGGATCTTCCTGGCGGGGATTCCTGTCGTAGTTGCCGGGACGGGGGTTGCGTCCCCGGTTATGGGCGTAGAGGTTATGATGGTAACTGTACCGGGCTCCCCCGGTTCCCCGGATGAGTGAACCGAAACCGTGGTTTTCGAAATTCAGCGCCTCGGTGATAAAACACCATTGCACGGTCACGTCGGTCAGATCAGGGTCGCCGGTCGAGGCCGAGAGGACCTCGTCGGTACTCCAGCTGGCGGAGCAATGATCGACTATGATATCATGGCCTTCAGAAATGGAAATCGCATCGCCTCGCTCCCCTTGGTCACCAAGCCTGGATCGGAGGTAACGAATCACCACGTCATGGGTGCTTATTTCGAGTGGGGCGTCCCGGAGACAGATGCCGTCGCCGGGAGCCGTTTGCCCCGCAATGGTGATATACGGATTTTCAATGGAAATCTCGCCTTCAAGGATAATCGTTCCCGATACATCAAAGACAACCGTACGAGGACCTTCCTGCTGGATCGCCCACCGTAAGCTTCCCTTTCCATCATCGGTGAGGTTGGTTACGTGGAGTACACGGCCATCACGACCGCCCTGCGCAAAGGCGCCAAATCCTTCCGCGCCGGGGAACGCTTTTATCTTCTGCTCAACCTGCTGTGTATCTTCTTTCGCACCTGATGAAATACGTGGTTGCGCGGGTAAGATACGAACATTCCATCCCAGGAAAATAATCAGTATTACAATTTTGCCAAAGTCTGTCACCGTGCCTGGTTTCATGGTTCCTTTCTTTTGCACTCTTTTTCATATGCATTGGATCATGGAGTTATTGTTACGATCACTCTTTTATACCAGGTGAGCGGAGGCTCTCCCTTATCGGTCACCTTTAAGATAAAATGAGCTGTGTGTTCTTGTTCGACCTCAGGGGCGTTTACCCATACGCCCCGGGATAGTGAAACCACCGGCAACTCAGATTATCGCCATCCGGATCGCTCGTGCCGCTCGCATCCAAATCAAACCCCTCGCCCGATTGTATGGTGATTGCTTCAGGGTGCCCCAAGGCAGGAACGGGCGGATGATTGGCTTCCTCATATGATTGCGTGCACCAGTCCAACCGGGGTTCTTATGATCCCGCAGTCACAACCACCCGTTGATACCGAGTGAGGGGCGGCGTCCCCTGATCCGTCACCTCACAGATTACATGGATGGTTTCGCCACCACCGGCATCGGCGGGCATTGTGAACAAAGCATCTTGCGTTTCGGCATCCTGAAGAGCGATAGCCCCGCCATAGGAGTCCGCCGCCTGATACTGCCACCAGCGGTAGTTTAGTTCATCCCCATCGGGATCCCGGGTGCCCCGGGCACTTAGTTGGACTGTTTCGCCGGGCTGAACGGTTAATTCCCAATTGTGAGCCAGTTCGACCGCTGGCGGATGATTCGCTTCTGCATACGACTGGACGCACCAGTCGGCCCGGACGGTAAAATCGTTCTGGATGGCATCAATCCAGCGCCACTGGGGTTTGAAATACTCGGTGAGTATTTCGCCGTTCGGAATTTCCTGCCGCAGGCGTACGCGGCCGTACGCCGTTTCCGTGTACCATCGTCCCTCGGGATACTCATATCCGACTTCCGGCACGGGATCGAGCCAGGTATTATCACGCACGCTCACAAAACGACCGCCCCAACCCCCCCAGCCGGGTGACTCTGCGCTACGCAATCCGGTCGGTATAACGTGCAGAAACGCAGGCGTGTCGCCCTCGGACCGGAACCGTCCATTATCATGCGCCTGGTACAAATTGAGCAGAGGGCCGTGATCCTGCAGCAGATGCTGGTTCATCCATTCTGCGGAATAATAGTGTTTCTTTTCCTCGGGTATCTCCCTCCGCTGATGGTCGTACGCCATGGCAAGGAACTGATCGGAGATGATCGTTGGAATATTGTGCTGCCCCCAATGGGGCCGGATATATGATTGATACGTCGAATCCTGCTCCCAGATGAAGTAAAACCGGATCTTGTTCGCCACCTCCTCCATTTTTTCCGGGTGCTCTTCCTCAATGGTCTTCAGCGCCCGCGCGATGGTGTTGGGTCCGCCCCAGGCTTGCAGCCACACCGGCCGGTCGTCCGACTCATCCAGGAGGACGTCCACAATCAGCCGGGAGCCCGGAGTCTTTTCATCCATGGCGCCTTCTGCCTTTACATTCCCGAGCTTGGTCACCGATTGTAGATACTCCGGCGTGGGATAGTCCGGGTCATGCTTGATCAGGTTGGGGTAGACGTCAGCGTATGCCTCCAGGTATGGTTGAACCCAGTCATCGCCGGCCCAATTATGACCGTGTGCGTGGTATTGGGAGCTCGAAGTGACAATACCCTCGACGTCCAAATCATTAGTATAGAGCAGAAATCGCACTATGGAACACTGATCGTCAATTTCGCCATCCGTGGTGGCAATCACCCTTGGGTTGTTGAGATCTGTGGTTGGAGTAGAGCATCCGGAAAAGAGGAGTGCCGAAAATACAATGAGTACCAGAGCAGCTATCAGGTGTTTCATTGAGTCGCCTCGCATTTGTTTGGTAAATCGAAGGATCCTCTTTGGGGCTGATTTCCGGAAATATTGATTCTAAATATAGCGCTT from the Candidatus Neomarinimicrobiota bacterium genome contains:
- a CDS encoding DUF1593 domain-containing protein, with product MKHLIAALVLIVFSALLFSGCSTPTTDLNNPRVIATTDGEIDDQCSIVRFLLYTNDLDVEGIVTSSSQYHAHGHNWAGDDWVQPYLEAYADVYPNLIKHDPDYPTPEYLQSVTKLGNVKAEGAMDEKTPGSRLIVDVLLDESDDRPVWLQAWGGPNTIARALKTIEEEHPEKMEEVANKIRFYFIWEQDSTYQSYIRPHWGQHNIPTIISDQFLAMAYDHQRREIPEEKKHYYSAEWMNQHLLQDHGPLLNLYQAHDNGRFRSEGDTPAFLHVIPTGLRSAESPGWGGWGGRFVSVRDNTWLDPVPEVGYEYPEGRWYTETAYGRVRLRQEIPNGEILTEYFKPQWRWIDAIQNDFTVRADWCVQSYAEANHPPAVELAHNWELTVQPGETVQLSARGTRDPDGDELNYRWWQYQAADSYGGAIALQDAETQDALFTMPADAGGGETIHVICEVTDQGTPPLTRYQRVVVTAGS
- a CDS encoding PKD domain-containing protein encodes the protein MDWCTQSYEEANHPPVPALGHPEAITIQSGEGFDLDASGTSDPDGDNLSCRWFHYPGAYG
- a CDS encoding pectate lyase; translation: MSSGAKEDTQQVEQKIKAFPGAEGFGAFAQGGRDGRVLHVTNLTDDGKGSLRWAIQQEGPRTVVFDVSGTIILEGEISIENPYITIAGQTAPGDGICLRDAPLEISTHDVVIRYLRSRLGDQGERGDAISISEGHDIIVDHCSASWSTDEVLSASTGDPDLTDVTVQWCFITEALNFENHGFGSLIRGTGGARYSYHHNLYAHNRGRNPRPGNYDRNPRQEDPDGLLLDFRNNVIYNWGGAHAGYNADSESITKLNYVGNYLIPGANSENNGIAYQTGSPFNKAYFQNNYYDYEKPSNRWEVVRFGADWSQEQIDAYKQNQPFSAGTIATDDPQRAFEKVLTHGGASIPNRDAVDSRIVVHVQNHSGNIIDSHSEVGGWPDLQSQPAPTDTDRDGMPDSWEKKNGLDPKDASDRNNVAPDGYTMLEKYLNSLVDSGWTD